In Doryrhamphus excisus isolate RoL2022-K1 chromosome 7, RoL_Dexc_1.0, whole genome shotgun sequence, one genomic interval encodes:
- the ifrd1 gene encoding interferon-related developmental regulator 1, with product MRRAKKKSGRGGQHGNVQPFSDEDASVETLSHCSSFSDNTSVADEGGEANEDTAQEDFQYKLKGFIDSTVDKSAKTRQGAMDGLKTAMATRILYEFISERRMTITDSIERSLKKGKGEEQRAAASLACLLCIQLGSGIESEEVFKTLKPIFKNILADTSANILGRQAVATSLGLCTLVAEDDVLDVRATMECFENLFTRSYARADGTCPSVNAPTSQLHTNALLSWALLLTICTASQLKDVLHKHLPKLPRLLESDDVNMRIAAGETIALLFELARDMDPEFEFDDWDELCDKLSALATDCNKHRAKTDKKKQRSVFRDVLKAVEEGDFQSETIRFGTERMSIDSWLRKRTYDAFREFVGAGMNYHLQANEFIRDVFQLGPPMLVDSATIKAMKISRFERHLHNSAAFKARTKARSKFRDKRSDVGDF from the exons ATGCGAAGGGCCAAGAAGAAGAGCGGCAGAG ggGGCCAGCATGGAAACGTGCAGCCCTTCAGCGACGAGGACGCCTCTGTCGAGACGCTCAGTCATTGCAGCAGCTTCAGTGATAACACCAGTGTCGCAGATGAAG GCGGAGAGGCCAATGAGGACACAGCCCAGGAGGATTTCCAGTACAAGCTCAAGGGGTTCATTGACAGCACAGTGGATAAGAG TGCTAAGACCAGACAGGGGGCGATGGACGGGCTGAAGACGGCGATGGCCACACGCATCCTGTATGAATTCATCTCGGAGAGAAGGATGACAATCACTGATAGCATCGAACGCAGTCTGAAGAAAG GTAAAGGTGAGGAGCAGCGAGCAGCAGCGTCTTTGGCCTGCCTGCTCTGCATCCAGCTGGGCTCGGGCATCGAGAGCGAGGAGGTCTTCAAGACCCTCAAACCCATTTTCAAAAACATCCTTGCGGACACCTCGGCGAACATTCTCGGCAGACAGGCG GTGGCGACGAGTTTGGGCCTGTGTACTTTAGTGGCAGAAGATGACGTGTTGGACGTGCGTGCCACCATGGAGTGCTTCGAGAACCTCTTCACGCGCTCATACGCTCGGGCTGATGGTACATGCCCTTCTGTCAACGCCCCCACCAGCCAGCTGCACACCAACGCTCTTCTGTCCTGGGCCCTGCTGCTCACCATCTGCACGGCCAGCCAACTTAAAGACGTCTTGCACAA ACATCTGCCCAAGCTGCCAAGATTGCTGGAGAGTGACGACGTCAACATGAGAATCGCAGCAGGCGAGACCATAGCGCTGCTTTTCGAGCTAGCAAGAGACATGGACCCG GAGTTTGAGTTTGATGACTGGGACGAGCTGTGCGACAAACTGAGTGCTCTGGCCACAGACTGCAACAAGCATCGGGCCAAGACGGATAAGAAGAAGCAGCGCTCCGTGTTTAGGGACGTCCTTAAGGCTGTGGAG GAGGGCGACTTCCAATCTGAGACCATCCGCTTTGGGACAGAACGCATGAGCATCGACAGCTGGCTTAGAAAAAGGACCTATGATGCCTTCAGGGAGTTTGTGGGTGCTGGGATGAATTACCACTTGCAG GCTAATGAGTTCATCAGAGACGTGTTCCAACTCGGACCTCCCATGCTGGTCGATTCCGCCACAATAAAGGCCATGAAGATCTCCCGCTTTGAGAGG catcTTCACAACTCTGCTGCGTTCAAAGCCCGCACCAAGGCCAGAAGCAAGTTTAGGGACAAGAGATCGGACGTGGGCGACTTCTAA